The Gambusia affinis linkage group LG05, SWU_Gaff_1.0, whole genome shotgun sequence region GCTCCAATTTTAATTCATGTACCGTACTGGAAACGTTTCTAGAAGCCATTGaaacactgactgcagctgcagtacACATCTGGTAAAACTCCATCAAACCCTTGAATAGGTTGTGTTTCACAAAGGGTGGCTTATTGCCTGTGCATCCTTTCCaatcacactttttccttccactaagcATTTTATTGACATGTTTGGATTGGATGGCTCTGAACAGACAGCTTTCTAAGCGATAACCTTTTCCATCTTCTGTTCACTGTTGTGGCtatatttgattttctgttgAAAAATTGACAAACTTTCTTTCCATAATTGCATAGACCAACTTACATGAAATCCTTTTCAGTTGGCCTAATAAATAGGTTTCAGTTtaaagcacaaaatgaaaatgtcggCATAATGAATGTGTAAGTTTCACTCTTTGAATTGATTTCTTAAAGATTACTTATTGATTACTTCAGTAATACCCAAGGATACACTTAAAAGAGCAACATGTCAGCTTGCAGTTCTTTGGTTGCATTGATATGAATCCTAAGGCATTTCTaaaaggatgatttttttttttagcacattaGTTGTTCCAGTTTTCAGCTCAAAGTAATATTGGAATATTACACAATTATAAATTCTTCAAAACCAAAGACCCCACATGTCACAAACCTCTATTCTTCTGTGGCATTTTCTCCTGCTTGTTTTGACTGTATAAAAATCTCATTGTCTAAAGATCTTAAgatcttttttaatttctttccagGTTGCTGGTGGTCAGCTGGTGTATTCTTACCTGTTGAACTACACTCCTCCCTCACAAGGCTATGTCATCAGAGTTTTTCCAATTAATCTTCCCATCCACTGCTATTATAACaggtaattatttttgttgagcTATTAAAGAGCTACATTAAGAAGACGGACGTGGAAAAACACTTTTCCAGATCACAAAGTAGTTCATGATTAATGATCATCAGTTTAATGAAGAACaagtattttaattcaattcagttttatttgtacaaagaACCAAAACACTGTAGCAATCATAAATATCCAGTTATAAACCAGGACATGGTGCAGATCAAAGATTAAAGAGACTGTTGCATAATGAGCTGCTTTAAACAACCTTATTACTTAATTATTTCCCATTTGGCCTTCTGACATCATATGCATCTTCTTGTGCTTCAGGTTTCATTACTCTTACAAAGTTGGTTATAGACCACAAGTCCAACACACAACTTTACTGAGGAGTATCAAGAGTAAACTAACTTTCAGCCTTACTGTCTGTAATGGTGAGTATCTTTTATCTTCAgaattttactttcagttttttgatttctgagattattttgaaagaaatttaaagtgagtttcagattttgttaattactaaaatgtacatttaaagtCTGTCTCCAAACTTTAAATGTATCTCACAGGCAAATATAGGAGGAAATATCGAGAACTCTTTACTCCCTGTGAGATCATGGGAACAGACTAAAACTCTTCCTATTGGTTCCAGTATTGGGCCTGTGGTCCATTCTAGCTCTGCCAGCTCTTTGTAAATATCAGTTTGTTCCCGTTTGCTGGTCGGTATGGGTACGATTACATCTAAATTGAATAACTGCTTCTGCGTGCTTTCTTTTGGTGAATAGATGTCTGAGCTTTCAGATTCACATGTCTGTGCAAAAATCCTAATTTAATGTGTTTACTTAAGCTGTCAAATGATCTGAAATACTTGCAAATTGAAAATTGTCTTCTGTTTGTATTAGCCCAGTGGGAGCCCCTGTCTCCAGGTCATACGTTCTATTTGGGAgagcaagtttattttttggctCAGGCGGGAACTCTGTTGGCTGGAGAGAGGCTTTATGTTGATTCCTGTCAAGCCACAAGTTCTGAAGATCCCAGCAGCTTGCCTAAAGTGGATATCATCACCAATTATGGGTATGAACCAGCCAACATAAACATAACAGCCATTTGCTTGGTTATTTCCTGATTTGAGTTTATCGTTGCAGTTGCATGACGGACAGCAGGAGGGAGGGCAGCAGTTCTCAGTTCCTGTCAGGAGGTGGCAGTGTGGTGAAGTTCTCAGTGGATGCCTTTCTGTTTAGAGGAGTCTCACAAGTAAGATTCACATCTGTTTAATGTATTGATTCTCCAGGACAATTCTGAGGACATGAAaggagcagaagaaaatgtcacTAAGTACACAGAGGTGTGGAattaaaaatagactttttcCTGATGAAACGCCTTCTGAAATCAATGGTTGGAAACTTTAAAACTTGCATTTCTAAAGAGCATGCTTTTACACTTGTAAAGCTTTGAATGAGTACCATAGACTTCGGTTCTCATCTGGAACATGTAGATATTTGCACAGAATCTAGCAGCGTTATCAGCAGCCATCTTGGAGAATCCTatgctttcttttctcctgagTAGGTTCATGGTTTCCACCCACATTGTCTGCAGGTGCAGCACCTCCACTGTACACTGTCAGTTGGTCTGAGCACTTCAAGCATTGCAAAGTCCTGTAACTTCAACAAGACTACTGGCAGGTtagtgaaaattacatttaatctaAGCATTTTTATTAGACTGACAGTGACAATTTTGCTCACAGTTAAAAATTGCTTTAGTATGTCTCTTGATCTATGTATGGCATGGGACCACAGTATTGTACTGAACATCAGAAGTTCAGTATTTATTCAATggtgttttgattttcttggaCTTGAGCCGTCTCTTGAGCACTGAAGTTAGGCAGAAAAAGTACTGAACCCATTTATTTAGAATCTGTTGAAGCTGTGCCTTTCACTATCCATTCACACAGAAAAAGCTGCAATTAGAAAGTTTTGATGATGTTAGTTATTGTAAACAGTCTACCGATTTAAATTTAAGCCTAGGCTTCATAGTGTcttagatcagtgtttcccagttccagtcctcagaccccctgcctgcatgttttaggtgttttccttctgccacacacctggattgaatctttgggtgattaacaggctcctgcaggacttggtggctgcagaagatgtcatgcaatcatttgaatcagctgttctggtgtagaggcacatctaaaacatgcagagcagggggacctgaggactggaattgggaaacattGTCTTAGCGTTTGGAAATCGGTGAGACGATGGTGGCGATAGTTGTAGCTTAGCCTGCAATCGGCGGGTTGCTGGTTTGAGCCCTGCTCCACACTCTGTTGTTGTATGCTTGGGCACTCAcccaccttgcctgctggtCAGAGGGCACCGCTGCACGACAGCCTCACTTCCCAAGCAAGCCACCAGGACTGACTGTATGGCAGTGTGTGTGAAGGGTGTTGGGATAAATCACCATACATGTACAGGCCATTCACCACTGGAGTGAAGTGTCTGGGAGTCATGctactgttttaattttgtaagtTGTATTGTGAACCTCTGACTGTAGTGTTTCCAAGCAGAACATTTGTATTGTGACATGATCTGTTAATTCATCTGTCTGCTGCAACAACATGGCAGCAGACATCTTGTCTGTTCATTGTTCCCACAATGAAATtcagaaaaagtattttgtcaGCATATTTCAGAGTAAAATATACTTAAACATACTAATGAACAGAATTCTCTGTTTGATATGTAGGTGGGAAGAAATGTTGACTTCCCCCACAGTGTGTTCCTGCTGTGATTCTGAATGCACCGACACAGACATGTGTAAGTTTGCAAATGATGATTTATGATATTGCATCATTCCTCTACCATTTATTGAATGAGACCCATGACCCTATATCTTTGACCTTATGTGGTTGTCCTCTTTCTCACAGCTGTGAAGAACCACGTCAGAAGTTCAGGCTGGCTCGTTGATCAAAAGTTGGAGAGtacagaaagacagagagattCTGAATTTGAGGAAAGACAGTATTTGGATCAAAATTTGATCAATAAAGACAATGTGGAGGATAGTCAGAGTTTTCCACAGGACAGAAGAGCTTTTAAAGATAAAGAGTCTGTTGTTGGCAGAAAAGAATGGAGACAGGTGATGATCCAGGAGCAGACTGAGAAAAAAGCCAGGGACCTGAAAAATGAAGACAGTGAGCTGAAAATGCTTCTAACACACATGTCAGATGAAGCTGGATCACACAATGAAACTGCTCAGGTTGGGGAGGACGAGTTAAATTTTAGAAATTCTGTGTCTAGTTTAGCCATTGTCTATAAAAGCCCAGATGCTTCAGGTACACACGGAAATGATAGTTTTGGCACAGAGTATAATCCAAGCACTCAAAGTTCTTCTGGTAATGTTTCTACTTCTGAAGATGCCTTCACTACTCGTTGTCCACATAGTAACAGTGTTGGTTGTCCTGCTGCTTATAGTGCCTCCCGCaaggaaaaacataattataatGAAGGACAAAGCGCAATATCTAGTGCTGTTGGTATTGAGGACCTTAGCTTTGTTAATGTCAGAAATAGTTCTGTTAGTTTGCCCGCGAAGGTAATACCTGAGGTGGATTTAGTCTTGTGGTCAAAATGGGTCAAATGTGTTGATAAATCGGCTCTGACCACAACTCGCCACACACCGGTCCAAGCAACAGAATCCATAAGCGGTCATGGATTGGGTGGAGATGCTGATCTACAGGTCAAAGGGTTACCGACAGGACACCCTCATCCACGTTTGCTCAGGGACCTGATTTGTAATGATGGGGAGTCGGACATTACCTCTGGCTCTACTGACCAAACTCCTCCTCAGACCCGACTACCAGCTGAAGGCAAGCTGAAAGATTCTGACACCAGAACAACACTTCCTAGTTTTGGTTCTCTTTCCATTAAATCAGCGCAAACTCATGATCTCAGCCCCAAGCATTCTGCCATGGTAGCGGTCACCACTTCCTTTCAGGACTCTAACAACAGTCCTTTGATTGACAAAGGCTGGGCTGAGGTAGTGCCAGAATGGGTTGTGCAACATTTGGCTTTTCTTGTGCAAAAGACAAATCGGGTTGTACAGAATTAGTCACAGACTTGTTCATCAGTCCTATCATTGCCACAGAGTTTTTAGGTATCTTGTTGttgacaaataaaatttctaCACAAGGAAAAGTTAGGTTGTCATTTTaggataaatatttaactgtgtAGAAGCCTTTGTTTCAGAGAACCAGTCAGTCTTCTCTAGAGTTTGGAATATTGCATTAAATCAATCTGAGGAGTCCATAAATGTTTCTTCCCTCTGGAGCCAATATCTGTTCGTGAAATTCCTTAACTGAGATATGAGACTAAGGTAAAACCTGTAGTATCCTTTCATAAAAACTTTCTTGGAACTGGACCCAACAGAGTAACTGGAGAAATGAGACATTTACTAGCTGTATGACGGaacaaaatgttgattaaatttCAAGCTGATTGGTTCCTACCAGAGTTTGACTGATTTATTACAGTGTTTAAATGCTTTGTATTCATAAAGGAAGTTGACTCTGGTATTACAGTTCTTCATCCAGACTGCATAATTCTGGCTTAAGAGCTCTGAGCCTGAGTGAAATGAGAGGTATAAATATAGTTAGACATGAGTGTTTGATGTCTAATGCATTTCTGTTATGAtgattaatttgtaaaaaaaaaaaaggagacagaAATCACAAAAGGTACAGTGGTTTCTCCTTAAGGGTTTTTTTGTGCACTCAGAGTGTCTGAGGGCCATTTCTACCCTCCTGGTGCAACATGGATATCTCTAtctttttggtttatttttcagtctgttcaTTTGCTGGGAAACTGCTAAACAAGATTATGATCAGTATTTGGTTTGAGTGGAACAAAATACTGGAAGAAGTCGTGTTGCTGTGTGCTGAAGAGGACATGTTTCAGCAAGTCGCAAAATCGTGGTTCCAGACAAACTGAATTCAAGTAATGGAGTGGCCAGCCCAATCTCTGGACCCTAATCCCATGGAAAACCTGTGGgctgacataaaaaatgttgttcatGAGGCAAAACCAAGAAGTACAGAGGAATTGTGGAATGTAGTACAACTGTACTGGGCTGCAGAACCTGCTGACCGGTGGCAGAAGTTGGCGGAGTCCATGGACCACAGATGTAAAGCAGCTATCAGAAACTGTGGTTATGCAACAAATCTTATTTTATGATTCTCAGGAAAGATGAATCTTACACCATTTCTAAGTTTATGCAGTATCTTTTAGTTTGTCAAGAAAGTTGTCAACACTGCAATTCTTTTGAATATTGTATTTCTTGACttcctgtaaaatatttaattacttttttcaaaaagaaaaaaatgtactttttagaCTCAAACTGAACAATCTTACTCTCATCAGTCCACAAAATATTACGCCATTTCTTTTTAGCTCAGtcaatttgttctttttcaagTTGTAACCTCTTCAGtgcagcatttttttcataatgcTGGCTTCACATGGATCTCatctgattagttttttttcttcttccttgccttgacacacagacaaaaataaagttgcacatttaaaacagattttaggtGTCGCACCACCCATTACATCATAGGTGGTGTTACAGATCTCAAATGGTCCCATTGACAGTTTTCAAGGAAATGAAGTGATGGGATATAGTACAAAAGTAACCTACTGGACAAGAATGGTAACAAAAACCAATGCATGTCATTATGAACAGAAAAGGGAAGTcagaaaataatgcatttaaaagagCTTTGAATAAGTCAATTAGAGGTTAAGTGTTTTATGTCCAGTCTGGTGTTTTGATGGACTGCTCCACATTCTCATTGCAGTCCTTATCTGTATTTAATGGAAAGCAACTATAACTCCAAACAAGATGTCTGAAACATCAGCTGATcccatatttattatttatgcataATGACTGGACTAGGTTTCATTGTCCGctcagttttctgtcttttcacaCGGCCAGTCTTTGCTCTTTGTTCTTAGCACAGATCATACACAAGATTTTCCACACAAAACATAACTGGAGAACATAGCTACACCTTTCCAGCAAGTTTCTATCTGTCCATGAAGCACTCAGCAGCAGTCAACACAATTTGAGTTTGGAGAATCAGTTTTATTGGACAGGTGAAGATTAAATGCTACTCAAAGCAGAGCCTGTTTAAACACTCATTTCTAAGACAAATTAAGTCCCATACACCTTTGTGGTTCAAGTGAAttcattacaaatatttaacacaaagaCAGCTTTGCTTCAGATGCCTGTTTACagagagcaggggtctcaaactccagtcctggagggtcgctgtcctgaatcttttagatgcgtctctgctgcagcacctgaatagaataatgatGTCATTAatgctctggagaactgatctacaccaggaggaggtcattaacacatttcattccagtgttttggacctgtggctcatctaaaacctgcaggacagcgactggaggactggagtttgagacctgtgTCCTAAAGGAATGTCTAATCAAGTGACGCAACATGCTGTCATGCTATACTGTTAGCAAAACAACTCTTCTTAAAGGTTTTTTGATGTGAGGTTCTGTGAAATTATTAGCCCCAACAGTTGAACCCAAAATTTCCTCCATCTTGGTGCAGCTGCAGAGGGCTGATCTGGCAGACTGCTCAGCTGACTGGAACAAAACTCACTGTAAAATTGACCAACTCTGAAAGTCTAACTCTGTAAACAATGAAGGTCCACTCCATAGCATTTCTTTAACAGCTGTAAAATCTTTCAAGTCTCTCTGTTCTCAAATTAGTAGAATATTATTATACAAGTTTTAATCTCTCCTTTTCTTTAACACACTTTAATCAGTCATTCCCAAAGGAGCTAAGCCAGTTATATGAATCAGCTGTTAGAGCAGggacacagaaacaaaaggtTTACAGGAACTAAATTCTTCTACTGATTACTGAGCTGCAGTTCTTTAATTTTGAGCTTTTTCCATTAGTGGATCTGCTCCATCGCTCTCATCAGAGTCCCACGCTGTGCCAACATCCTGCACAGCAGCCAGAGACATGTCTGCTTGGACATCCTCCTCATCTGACTGAACCAGTGgctcctcctgctgcctctCTGCAGCCTGGTCTGACTGACTGCTGTTTATGGGAGGAGCTTGATTCAAGGACTCCAAAGAGGAAGAATTCAGGTCTGGACCTATTGAAAGAAGGTAAGGAAGGTTAACTTGTATCATTTTTTACTGTGTCTCAGCTCTAACTCTAGCCAGTTACATTTGATGTTGTAGAGGACTGAATATAGAGACAGGAATCCTTTTAAATCCACAAATCGAAACAAACCTGATGTCAGAGAGGATCCACAACTGGAATCTTCACCAGTAGAATTAAGAAAATCATCCAGGGCCTCCAGGTCTGATACGTTAATAAAGGTCATCTGATCCAGAACAGCCACATCGACCCCTGCAGACTCTGCCAACACACATCAGCATACAGTTAAGAGTTCTGGTGCACTGAAACTGTTCATTCAATCTGAAACCTGGTGCAGTTTATG contains the following coding sequences:
- the LOC122830677 gene encoding uncharacterized protein LOC122830677, producing MSAFLWLLWRLFHVTLGGPVPHPTWSEEMMPAMDSVPIPSSYRLPVFLHASMPLVPPELFRPAPYGGPLPAGLAGLLIPPLRQHQSIPDRVAHAVEAWCGSEKVSVRVDRFLLRAWSVPSLFRIGSCTPSEVTSRYLYFQYGLLECGGQVQVAGGQLVYSYLLNYTPPSQGYVIRVFPINLPIHCYYNRFHYSYKVGYRPQVQHTTLLRSIKSKLTFSLTVCNAQWEPLSPGHTFYLGEQVYFLAQAGTLLAGERLYVDSCQATSSEDPSSLPKVDIITNYGCMTDSRREGSSSQFLSGGGSVVKFSVDAFLFRGVSQVQHLHCTLSVGLSTSSIAKSCNFNKTTGRWEEMLTSPTVCSCCDSECTDTDMSVKNHVRSSGWLVDQKLESTERQRDSEFEERQYLDQNLINKDNVEDSQSFPQDRRAFKDKESVVGRKEWRQVMIQEQTEKKARDLKNEDSELKMLLTHMSDEAGSHNETAQVGEDELNFRNSVSSLAIVYKSPDASGTHGNDSFGTEYNPSTQSSSGNVSTSEDAFTTRCPHSNSVGCPAAYSASRKEKHNYNEGQSAISSAVGIEDLSFVNVRNSSVSLPAKVIPEVDLVLWSKWVKCVDKSALTTTRHTPVQATESISGHGLGGDADLQVKGLPTGHPHPRLLRDLICNDGESDITSGSTDQTPPQTRLPAEGKLKDSDTRTTLPSFGSLSIKSAQTHDLSPKHSAMVAVTTSFQDSNNSPLIDKGWAEVVPEWVVQHLAFLVQKTNRVVQN